One region of Salvelinus sp. IW2-2015 linkage group LG1, ASM291031v2, whole genome shotgun sequence genomic DNA includes:
- the LOC111963278 gene encoding SUZ RNA-binding domain-containing, whose translation MEDEEVCESWEEAADSGEIERRLEAKLKISQKTKKSTIGSGSSPIRTAMVIQDESQPAAPPPQIRILKRPSSNGSLGSTSSSNRPTQQPKSLAQREAEYAEARRRILGSASSEETPQDKPSQDRPVRVNAQPQPEPVCPNNHLIRQPTGPDGTIGFRHCR comes from the exons ATGGAAGATGAAGAGGTTTGCGAAAGCTGGGAGGAAGCTGCAGACAGCGGG GAAATTGAGAGAAGACTCGAAGCAAAGTTGAAGATAAGCCAGAAAACAAA GAAATCCACCATCGGCTCAGGTAGCTCCCCTATACGAACTGCCATGGTTATCCAGGATGAATCTCAACCTGCAGCCCCCCCACCTCAAATCCGAATTCTGAAGCGCCCCTCAAGTAACGGTTCCCTAGGGTCAACTAGTTCATCTAACCGCCCCACCCAGCAGCCAAAGTCACTGGCCCAGCGTGAGGCAGAGTATGCTGAGGCCCGCAGGAGGATTTTGGGGAGTGCCAGTTCTGAAGAAACACCTCAGGACAAACCCAGCCAAGACAG ACCAGTGCGAGTGAATGCCCAGCCACAGCCAGAACCGGTTTGTCCAAACAATCACCTGATCCGCCAACCCACTGGCCCAGACGGCACCATAGGCTTCCGTCACTGCAGATAG